TAACTTGGGATGAATCATTTGCGCGAATCTTAAAGAAATGGCGCAAAAAGAATCCTGAACTCGTTGCTCGATTTCAACAAAAACTTGAACTGTTCAAAAATGATCCATTTCATCCATCATTAAAAACCCATAGCCTAGTTGGAAATCTTGCAGGCTCTTGGTCAATCAGCATCAACTATGAGCAGAGATTAGTTTTTAGATTTCTATCCGATACCAAAGTTTTGTTAATCGATCTTGGTACTCATGATGATGTTTATTAGACTCAATGCGCTCTTGAGTCATGGTGCTTCGGGCGATCGCATATTCAATGTATCTTATTACCAAATTTCCGCAAGGCTCAAAACAAACTCAGGTAAAACATCTTCCCCAGACAGAGAAATTGGATTTTGCAAAACTTCCTTAGACTTCCCAATGCGATAAATTTCCACTTCCCGATCTTTGCGATTAATCAGCCAGCCCAGCCTTGCCCCATTATCCTGATATTCCTGCATCTTCGCTTGCGTCACCTTCAAGTTATCGCTAGGCGACATCAACTCAATTACAAAATCTGGACAAATTGGAGCAAATTTTGATTGTTGTTCTGGCGTTAAAGCTTCCCAACGTTCTTTTAATATCCAAGAAGCATCAGGAGAGCGATCGCTACCATTGGGAAGTTTAAAGCCCGTAGACGATCCAAAAGCAAAGCCTAACCTAGTTCTACGATTCCAAATCCCTAGATCGGTGGTAATGCTAGCACTCCTCATCCCTGTTTCGCCGCCTTCTGGAGCCATGACTGTAATATCTCCTTGAGCATTGCGCTCGAATCTGAGGTCGCTATTTTTGCGGCAAAGTTGAAAAAACTGTTCGTCAGTAAGATCGATGACAGATTCTAGGCTGATCGTTAAAGCATTCATAGTTCTCAGTAAAGTCTTGAGCCTACATTCCGATTTTATCACAAGCTCTGATTCAGGGTGTTTAGAGCGATCGCAAGATTATCGCTATATGATTAGCACAGATTAACTCAAAGGTGCAGTCATGGTCACTACTCCAGTTATCGATCGCATTGAAGCAATCCCACATGAAAGCCCAAAGAAGCAAATCGCCAGCATAGCTGGCGATTTGCTTCTTTAGGCTTTATAGTTCTTTTTGTAGCGATCGCACTGAAGTAATTACATGATTAGCGACAGTTTCTATCTCATCAAAAGTATTAAATCTCCCAATGCCAAACCGAATGGAAGCATAGGCTAACTCTTTAGAATGCCCTAAACAGGTAAGCACATGAGAAGGTTCCGTCTTTGCGGAAGTACAAGCAGAACCAGAAGAGACAGCGACAACTGGCTGTACCGCTAGCATTAAGGCTGCTCCATTCACTCCTGTAAAACTAACATTGAGATTGCCTGCGAGTCGTTGAGTAGGATGTCCATTGAGAATAATGCGATCGAGTTCGCTCAATCTCTGCCATAAATATTCACGCAGACCTAGAACTTTCTGCTGCTCCTCAACTTGAGAAGCGATCGCAATTTCGAGAGCCTTCGCAAAGCCGACAATCTGTGGCGTGTAGAGAGTACCAGAACGCATTCCTCGCTCATGTCCGCCGCCATGTAATTGGGGGGCAAGATTCACTCTTGGGCGACGACGTACATACAAAGCACCAATTCCCTTTGCCCCATAGATTTTATGGGCAGTGAGCGACATCAAATCAATCTGCATCGCGTTCACATCAATGGGGATTTTGCCGATCGCCTGAGCCGCATCGCTATGAAATAAAACTTGGTGATCATGACAAATTTGCCCGATTTCTGAGATCGGTTGTAGCACCCCAATCTCGTTATTTGCCGCCATCACCGAGACTAAAATTGTATCAGCACGAATTGCTGCCTCCAGTTGCTGTAAATCAACTAAACCATCAGATTTGACTGGTAAATAGGTAACCTCAAAACCAAGGGATTGCAAATAAGCACAGGGATCAAGCACCGCGCTATGTTCGGTTTGCATGGTGATGATATGCCGCCCTTTGGGGTGATACGCTTCAGCAACTCCCTTGATAGCAAGATTATTCGCTTCGGTTGCACCGCTAGTAAAGATAATTTCTTCAGGCGTGGCACTGATGGCAATAGCGATCGCCTCACGCGCTAACTTGACTGCTGCCTCTGCTTCCCAGCCATATAAATGTCCGACACTTGCAGCATTGCCAAATGATTCCCGAAAATATGGCAGCATTGCCTCTAACACCCTCTCATCGACGGATGTTGTGGCATGACAATCAAGATAAATTGGTCTTTGCATTAGTACTTGTGCAGAATAAATTCCCCAAACCACTAGAATTGCGCCCCTGCGGGGCTTAACTCTAGTGGTTTGGGGTGTAGTAATTAATTATGTCCAGCTACTTATAGCTTTAAAGATTAAAGAGGGCGCATCGCGCCCTCTTTAATCTTGTAGAAGAGATGCTTTGCGTACCTTTTATAATTAGCTAACTAAATCGACGATACTTTCAAAATCTTGGAGAGCATTTTTAAATGCATTCTCCGCCGCGATCGCATCTTTATCCTTGGCTGCATTATCAAGGATCACAAAATTTTTGAATAGGTTATTAGCTAAATCATTAGCAGCTTCTTTTTGAGTTTTGCTTAACTGCCCCGCGATCAATCTTAGCTCGCGTCGAATTTCGCCAAATGGACCATGAATGTAAGTAATCACATCATTCCATTTTTGGGAATATACAAATTTTTCAAGACTATCAAAGCGATCACTAAGCACCTGTAGCTTTGTTACAGATGCGGCAAGAGCAGCCGCCCGAGATCCACTTTGAGCGATCGCAGGTTGAGTTAAAACGGGCGTAAACAGCGTGCCGACTAGCGCCAGCATTAAGCAAAAGGCAATCGCAACTTTTTTGAAACCTTGCCAATAATTTTTGAGATTTAACACAGAAAAAAGTACTCCTTAATAAACACAGATCTAAATAAATGTGTTGTGGGTGCTTTGAGCCTACAACATACTATATAGAAGGCTCAAAGCTCCACACCAAGATTATTTTACCTGTTTCAAAGCATCTGCCGAGCCTGCTATTGAAATAGCAGGTGTTACAAAATATTTTTGCGCCACATTCTGGACATCAGTTTCAGTCACTCCTTCAATTGCCTCTACAAATTGGCGATCGAACTCTAGACCTAAGCCCATTACCTCATACCACCCATACACTTGAGCAATTTGACCATTCGTTTGTTTTCCAAGGGCATATTGTCCCAGTAATTTGCTCTTGCAAATTGCCAATTCTTCATTTGTGATCGCAATCGTGGCAAGTCGCTCACACTCATGACGCAAACCTTCCAGTGCAATTCCTGTATTTTGTGAAGCTGTCCCCATGTAGGCGACAAATTGCGACGCTTCTAAGCGAGTCGGATAAAAAGCGGATACTTCGTAAGCAAGCCCACGTTTTTCGCGCAATTCCACAAACAATCGGCTTGATAATCCATTGCCTAAATAGGTCGAAATAATCTTTAGTGCCGCATAATCTGGCGAGCTAACCGATGGCGCAGGATAACCAATTATGACGATCGCCTGTTGCGTATCTTGCTCATGGGTAATTAGTCGGGGCTGAAAAATGGGTGGGGGTGTCGCAATAACGGTTGGTTGATGAGGCTTTTTCCAATCACCAAATGCCTCACCCACAAGAGAGTGTGCTTGCTCTGGCGAAATCTTACCTGCGATGCTAACCACCATCTGATCTGGACGCAAATAGGTTTGGTGAAAATTAACCAAGTCATTGCGAGTAAGGTTGCAGACGCTTGACTCAGTACCAAGACTAGGGAATCCGTAGGGATGATCCCCGTACATTAGATGTTGTAAGTGATCATAAGCGATCGTAAATGGCCGCTCCTGCTGCGATCTGATCGATTGAATCGTTAGCCGTTTTTCGAGAGCAAGCTCGCTTTCAGGATAACTAGGCGATCGCAAAATTTCTGATCCCAGCAGCAACATGTCATGGAAATCTGATGAAATTGTTTTCAATGACAGCAAAAAATAATCACTTGAGCATTCTGTGCCCAATGATGCGCCAATCGACTCCACCTGTTCAGCAATTTCTAGGGAGGAAGATCTCTCAGTACCGCGAGTCATTAGGGATGCCGCTAGATGGGTTAGTCCTGATTTTGTTGAGGTTTGGACGCGCTCTCCACCTGCAAAAAAGCATCGTGCTGCGATGATGTCAGCCGTAGGGTTTTCGGTTACTAAGACCACAATGCCATTTGATAATACCAAGCGATCGCTGATTCGTTGTGACATTGTTAGTGACAAATTTTACTCCCCAACTTACAAAAAACAAACATTAGACGTAGTGACTGGCGATACCTTTAATCTTCTTAGCTTACGGCAAATTTAGCCCATATTTATGTAAAAGCCATGCAAAGCATGGCTTTTACATAAATATGGGCTAAATTTGTTCACAAGTCGTGTCATACAAATCCCCAAAAGTGCATCTACACTTTTGGGGATTAAGCATCAGGCTCAGGAAGGGTTTTAAGCTGTAGCCAGATCGTTTATGACAAAGAAGCACAGGATAATTGCTATAAGAAGCGCCGCAATTATCTTGTGCTTCTTATAGCAATTTTTGATCAAACACACCCAAACCAATAAATTTATTGGTTTGGGTGTGTTTGCTTGGATGTGAAGGCAAAGCGCTGTATGTTTTAACTAGAGCGAGTAAAGCTATAAAATATCTAAATTACGTTGCCATTTGGAGATTTGGGATCAGTGGAAAGATTTAGCGATTTCCAGCCAAACTGACGATATACATAACCTCAAACTTGATGAATTATGAGTAATGGCATAGAAAATGAGCTACTTGCGTTTAGTGGCCGACAGATTATGCTAGATTTTCTGTCATCTTCAAAGCGTCGTATTAATATGTTATGGATGGGAAAAGTTTTGGGCTGCCCATCTTTTGAATCGATTAAAAAATCTGAGCAAAATCATACAAATCCAATCAGTCATCAATACAATTCGGTTTAAGTTTCATGCAATATAGAGCCTACATAGCCTTGCGCTTAAAAAAATATCAACAAATTTAGGAGTAGATAATTAGGTAATTGTCGCTAATTGTCTAGATAATCACCAGCATTTTGTGGTTGAGATGCTCGAAAAAACGCTGTAAATAAGAAGATATTAAATGCGGAGAGGATTGGATGAATACGGCAACGGATAAACAGAAATGTTTAGATTGCTTAACACAAGCGATCACAGACTTACATGGTCAAGTTGACATAGATCAATTGACTAAAATCTCCAATTTGATCATTCAGACCATGACTGGCCCTTGGCGATCATTTCATACTCCAAATCATATTTTTGAGGTCGGAGAAGGGGGAGATGCGATCGAAGTGATATCGGCAATATTTCATGATCTGGTTTATGTACAGGTAGACCAGGGGATCAGTGTAAATATTAGTCGCTATATTTCACCCTATATCAAGCAAGATCGCGAGCAATTAGTCATTCTTGAACCTCCCGAACTTCAAGAGGACAAGATTTTTAAAATGGTAATAATGCTGTTTGGCTTTGAGAATGGGCAACCTTTACTACCAATGTCTGGGCAAAATGAGTTTTTGAGTGCCCTTATTGCCATCAAAGCCCTAGAAAACATGTTGCCTTTAAGAATATTGACAGAAATAGCTGCTTGTATCGAAGCTACAATTCCTTTTCGTCCACAATTAGATTCTGGCTTGACTTGCTCTGACTTACTATTTGGGCGCTTAGTTAATGCCAACGAGACATTTCAGTTTGGGTGGGGCGATCAAGAAATCTCGGAAATTGTCAAAAGAACAGTCCGTTTATCTAATCGTGATGTCGAAAATTTTGCGAGTACTAATTCGTCGCGTTTTCTCAATAATACTTGGAACTTGATTCCAGAGACAAATCATGATCTTAAGAATGGAAACTCCTATAGTGTGCATGGCTATCGAGTTTCCATTCAAAAGATGGAAGGATTTATGAACTTCCTCTCACCTGAAATTGTTTTTCGGCGCTATCGCAATGAGCCAAATGAGAAAGACTATTACAAATTACTTGCCCAAACGAAGCAAAATCTAGAAGTAGCAAGATTGTATTTAGGAACAAAACTGACGTCGATCGGAATTTTGGAAGCCTTATCATTTCGGATAGGGCGTGATATATCGCTATCGACCATGATGGGGGAATTGCCGTTAGAAGACAGAGCAGTGGTGGGATTAGAACAGTTCTTACCTGAAATTATCACGCCACAACAGCCTTCGAGTCCAATTGAAGCTGAAGTATTAGAACTGTTAGACAAGGGACGCACAGTTGATTCTAG
This portion of the Pseudanabaena sp. BC1403 genome encodes:
- a CDS encoding type II toxin-antitoxin system mRNA interferase toxin, RelE/StbE family, whose translation is MIELTWDESFARILKKWRKKNPELVARFQQKLELFKNDPFHPSLKTHSLVGNLAGSWSISINYEQRLVFRFLSDTKVLLIDLGTHDDVY
- a CDS encoding Uma2 family endonuclease — encoded protein: MNALTISLESVIDLTDEQFFQLCRKNSDLRFERNAQGDITVMAPEGGETGMRSASITTDLGIWNRRTRLGFAFGSSTGFKLPNGSDRSPDASWILKERWEALTPEQQSKFAPICPDFVIELMSPSDNLKVTQAKMQEYQDNGARLGWLINRKDREVEIYRIGKSKEVLQNPISLSGEDVLPEFVLSLAEIW
- a CDS encoding IscS subfamily cysteine desulfurase, producing the protein MQRPIYLDCHATTSVDERVLEAMLPYFRESFGNAASVGHLYGWEAEAAVKLAREAIAIAISATPEEIIFTSGATEANNLAIKGVAEAYHPKGRHIITMQTEHSAVLDPCAYLQSLGFEVTYLPVKSDGLVDLQQLEAAIRADTILVSVMAANNEIGVLQPISEIGQICHDHQVLFHSDAAQAIGKIPIDVNAMQIDLMSLTAHKIYGAKGIGALYVRRRPRVNLAPQLHGGGHERGMRSGTLYTPQIVGFAKALEIAIASQVEEQQKVLGLREYLWQRLSELDRIILNGHPTQRLAGNLNVSFTGVNGAALMLAVQPVVAVSSGSACTSAKTEPSHVLTCLGHSKELAYASIRFGIGRFNTFDEIETVANHVITSVRSLQKEL
- the psbQ gene encoding photosystem II protein PsbQ, whose product is MLNLKNYWQGFKKVAIAFCLMLALVGTLFTPVLTQPAIAQSGSRAAALAASVTKLQVLSDRFDSLEKFVYSQKWNDVITYIHGPFGEIRRELRLIAGQLSKTQKEAANDLANNLFKNFVILDNAAKDKDAIAAENAFKNALQDFESIVDLVS
- a CDS encoding pitrilysin family protein encodes the protein MSQRISDRLVLSNGIVVLVTENPTADIIAARCFFAGGERVQTSTKSGLTHLAASLMTRGTERSSSLEIAEQVESIGASLGTECSSDYFLLSLKTISSDFHDMLLLGSEILRSPSYPESELALEKRLTIQSIRSQQERPFTIAYDHLQHLMYGDHPYGFPSLGTESSVCNLTRNDLVNFHQTYLRPDQMVVSIAGKISPEQAHSLVGEAFGDWKKPHQPTVIATPPPIFQPRLITHEQDTQQAIVIIGYPAPSVSSPDYAALKIISTYLGNGLSSRLFVELREKRGLAYEVSAFYPTRLEASQFVAYMGTASQNTGIALEGLRHECERLATIAITNEELAICKSKLLGQYALGKQTNGQIAQVYGWYEVMGLGLEFDRQFVEAIEGVTETDVQNVAQKYFVTPAISIAGSADALKQVK